In Candidatus Polarisedimenticolia bacterium, one DNA window encodes the following:
- a CDS encoding glycerophosphodiester phosphodiesterase family protein: MHPPAQAPAGLSGPASLRARGGGGPLTRLKRFAHRGASALAPENTLAAFDLAIRLGCDWIETDLRLTADHVPILIHDTHVERTTDGKGRVDSFSLPQLRRLEAGTWGKWSLRGERIPTLDELLEWGRGVRCGMNLEIKEDFHVDELVRQLAARFTGSRSLDRVLFSSFRADDLLRLRAAFPQARLAWLASRQSRGLTPLDRRVRLAAMHPKDRLINPRLVKRCHRLGLAVHVWVVNQPRRLAELETLPVDGVMTDDPRLFTM; the protein is encoded by the coding sequence ATCCATCCGCCTGCGCAAGCGCCTGCTGGGCTATCAGGACCGGCGTCGCTCCGAGCGCGAGGTGGTGGAGGCCCTCTGACCCGCCTGAAGCGCTTCGCCCACCGGGGAGCGTCGGCCCTCGCCCCGGAAAACACCCTGGCCGCTTTCGACCTCGCGATACGGCTGGGCTGCGATTGGATCGAGACCGACCTTCGCCTCACCGCCGATCATGTCCCCATCCTCATCCACGACACGCATGTCGAGCGCACCACCGACGGCAAGGGGCGGGTGGACAGCTTCTCCCTGCCGCAGCTGCGCCGCCTGGAGGCCGGGACCTGGGGGAAGTGGAGCCTCCGCGGTGAGAGAATTCCAACGCTGGACGAGCTGCTGGAGTGGGGGCGCGGCGTCCGCTGCGGCATGAACCTGGAGATCAAGGAGGATTTTCACGTCGACGAGCTGGTGCGGCAGCTGGCGGCGCGATTCACAGGCTCCCGCTCCCTGGACCGCGTCCTTTTCTCCTCGTTCCGAGCCGACGACCTGCTCCGTCTGCGCGCCGCCTTTCCCCAGGCCAGGCTCGCCTGGCTCGCCTCGCGGCAAAGCCGCGGACTGACGCCGCTCGATCGCCGTGTTCGCCTGGCGGCCATGCACCCGAAAGACCGTCTGATCAACCCCCGGCTGGTGAAGCGCTGCCACCGGCTGGGGCTGGCGGTGCACGTCTGGGTGGTGAATCAGCCGCGGCGCCTGGCGGAGCTGGAGACCCTGCCGGTGGATGGGGTGATGACGGACGATCCCAGGCTCTTCACGATGTGA